One Algibacter sp. L3A6 genomic region harbors:
- a CDS encoding DUF2339 domain-containing protein produces the protein MEYTLSVIIILLLIFQNTKYSRERERLKGDINDLSDKLSGIQKLLSRERFEHSTPKEPIKDNAFEQYAKEEYVEEDVPETVIPPIETPVEFPEVVENATEEEYLPTYASVTKLNTKDVAIIKNILTTAKASQDSETLHRLRNKMVDVLGINEVKEASDYEFINTLLNDYKFYNNEIIDHEAVETLENADTETTFANQDTTYVASAALIQKEESEPTPPLWDRFKQKNPDLEKFIGENLINKIGILILVLGISYFVKYAIDKDWINEPARVGIGILAGSLVLFIAHKLRKKYAPFSSVLVAGAIAIFYFTIAIAFHEYKLFGQEVAFAIMVVITAFSCLISLSYNRMELAVLSLIGGFAVPFMISTGSGNYVVLFTYIAILDIGILTLAYFKKWNLLHILAFIFTILLFAGWVTKDSLSLEPHYFGGLVFGFIFYIIFLIMTTINNLRNKGSFSGIQLGMLASNNFVFYGIGMFILSQYKPELRGLFTAFLAIMNMGYSLLLFKKFGLDKKGIYLLIGLSLTFITLAIPIQFSGNNITMFWAIEAVMLMWLAQKSQIKSYRFASVIVQALMIGSLAMDWEVYTNAEDFNIVLNPVFIAGLLVVLSLVAVHLLLRKETEKLEKFGLVFNPVIYKKLTRIVAVVMAYFVGMTEVIYQADQHYMFNGLLSICLQYHFLFTAVLCFVLYRNRTTVNNKIINVLAIFNIVIFTFGMATLPMQEIEEYILYGDTYRISYYMHFVGLAFIMYFWYLVYNSNKTQKVFTIFNGKFTIWIAVFALVLLASNEVILQGLHLMDFSAMQDPQVNKYAIFSTGQNKIIKTGLPVLWGVLAFVLLLWGIKKQLKPLRIIALTLLGLTIVKLFAYDISNVSETGKIIAFILLGILILIISFIYQKIKVLVIDDEKTTENENID, from the coding sequence ATGGAATATACTCTTTCAGTTATAATTATACTTTTATTAATCTTTCAGAATACTAAATATAGTAGAGAAAGAGAACGGTTAAAGGGAGATATAAATGATTTAAGTGATAAATTAAGCGGAATTCAAAAGCTATTATCAAGAGAACGTTTTGAGCATTCCACTCCAAAAGAACCTATTAAGGATAATGCTTTTGAACAATATGCTAAAGAAGAATATGTTGAGGAGGATGTTCCTGAAACCGTTATACCACCAATTGAAACACCTGTAGAGTTTCCTGAAGTTGTTGAAAATGCAACGGAAGAAGAATACTTGCCAACTTATGCTAGTGTTACTAAATTGAACACTAAAGATGTTGCTATTATAAAGAACATTTTAACTACTGCAAAAGCGTCTCAAGACTCTGAGACTTTACATAGATTAAGAAATAAAATGGTTGATGTCCTTGGCATCAATGAGGTTAAGGAAGCTAGCGATTATGAGTTTATTAATACGTTGTTAAACGATTACAAGTTTTACAACAACGAAATTATAGATCATGAAGCCGTTGAAACTTTAGAAAACGCCGACACTGAAACCACTTTCGCAAATCAAGATACTACCTATGTGGCATCTGCCGCTCTTATTCAAAAGGAAGAAAGTGAGCCTACGCCGCCACTTTGGGATCGTTTTAAGCAGAAAAACCCAGATTTAGAAAAGTTTATTGGCGAAAACCTAATCAACAAAATTGGTATTCTAATTCTAGTTTTAGGTATTAGCTATTTTGTAAAATACGCCATAGATAAAGATTGGATTAATGAACCTGCTCGTGTTGGTATTGGTATTCTTGCTGGTAGTTTAGTGTTATTTATTGCGCATAAATTACGCAAAAAATATGCGCCATTTAGTTCCGTACTCGTTGCAGGCGCCATTGCTATTTTCTATTTCACTATTGCCATTGCGTTCCATGAATATAAATTGTTTGGACAAGAAGTTGCGTTTGCTATTATGGTAGTGATAACCGCTTTTAGTTGTCTTATTTCATTATCATACAATAGAATGGAATTGGCTGTATTATCACTTATTGGTGGTTTTGCCGTCCCGTTCATGATTAGTACAGGTAGCGGAAATTATGTTGTATTGTTTACTTATATCGCTATTTTAGATATCGGGATATTAACATTGGCCTATTTTAAAAAATGGAACCTTTTACACATTCTGGCCTTTATATTTACCATATTACTATTTGCTGGTTGGGTTACTAAAGATTCACTAAGCTTAGAGCCACATTATTTTGGTGGTTTAGTTTTTGGTTTCATTTTCTACATAATATTCTTAATAATGACTACTATAAACAACCTACGCAATAAGGGTAGTTTTAGTGGTATTCAATTGGGGATGTTAGCAAGTAATAACTTTGTATTTTACGGTATTGGTATGTTTATTTTATCTCAATACAAACCAGAGTTAAGAGGATTATTTACAGCCTTTTTAGCTATAATGAACATGGGCTATTCGCTATTGTTATTTAAAAAATTCGGTTTAGACAAAAAAGGAATTTATCTATTAATAGGTTTAAGTTTAACCTTCATAACTTTAGCAATTCCTATTCAATTTTCAGGAAACAACATTACCATGTTCTGGGCAATTGAAGCGGTTATGTTAATGTGGTTGGCTCAAAAATCTCAAATTAAAAGTTACCGTTTTGCATCTGTTATAGTGCAAGCTTTAATGATAGGTAGTTTGGCAATGGACTGGGAAGTTTACACTAATGCAGAAGATTTTAATATCGTACTTAATCCTGTGTTTATTGCAGGGCTTTTAGTTGTATTGTCTCTTGTTGCGGTGCACTTATTATTGCGCAAAGAGACTGAAAAACTAGAAAAGTTTGGTTTAGTTTTCAATCCGGTTATTTATAAAAAACTAACCCGAATTGTTGCCGTAGTTATGGCTTATTTTGTTGGAATGACGGAAGTAATCTATCAAGCCGATCAGCATTATATGTTTAATGGCTTATTATCAATTTGTTTACAATATCACTTTTTATTTACAGCTGTGTTATGCTTTGTTTTATACCGAAACAGAACAACTGTTAATAATAAAATAATTAATGTTTTAGCTATTTTTAATATAGTCATATTTACTTTTGGTATGGCAACATTACCAATGCAAGAAATTGAAGAATATATACTTTATGGCGATACTTACAGGATATCTTATTACATGCATTTTGTTGGTTTAGCTTTTATTATGTATTTCTGGTATTTGGTTTACAACAGCAATAAAACACAAAAAGTGTTTACTATTTTCAATGGAAAATTCACCATTTGGATTGCCGTATTTGCTTTAGTACTTTTAGCGAGTAACGAAGTAATTTTACAAGGACTTCACCTTATGGATTTCTCTGCAATGCAAGACCCACAAGTTAATAAATATGCTATATTTTCAACTGGGCAAAATAAAATAATAAAAACAGGACTTCCCGTATTATGGGGTGTTTTAGCCTTTGTATTATTACTTTGGGGTATTAAAAAACAATTAAAACCTTTACGAATTATTGCGCTAACACTTTTAGGACTCACCATTGTTAAGCTTTTTGCTTATGACATTAGTAACGTATCTGAAACTGGAAAAATTATCGCTTTTATACTATTAGGAATTCTTATTTTAATTATTTCATTCATATATCAAAAAATTAAAGTTTTGGTTATTGATGATGAGAAAACAACAGAAAATGAAAACATCGATTAA